One Ignavibacteria bacterium DNA segment encodes these proteins:
- the rfbC gene encoding dTDP-4-dehydrorhamnose 3,5-epimerase, with protein sequence MKFKKTPISGLLVIEPDVFEDNRGYFFESFSEKKYSELGSTIKFVQDNISKSKHGTVRGLHYQVGESSQGKLCQVLKGRVLDVAVDIRFGSPTFGKYFAIELSEQNHLQFWMPLGFAHGFAVLSDEAIFSYKCTALYEKTAERCIIYNDKSLHIDWMVENPIVSNKDLAGIEFSKIEEDFNFSIQEIV encoded by the coding sequence ATGAAATTTAAAAAAACACCTATTTCTGGATTATTAGTTATTGAACCGGATGTTTTCGAAGACAATCGGGGGTACTTTTTTGAATCATTCAGTGAGAAAAAATACTCTGAATTGGGTAGTACAATTAAATTTGTTCAAGATAATATTTCAAAATCTAAACATGGAACTGTGCGAGGACTTCATTATCAAGTAGGAGAATCTTCTCAAGGAAAATTGTGTCAAGTATTGAAGGGAAGAGTTCTCGACGTTGCAGTTGATATTCGTTTCGGCTCACCTACATTTGGTAAATATTTTGCGATTGAACTTTCTGAGCAAAATCACTTACAGTTCTGGATGCCATTAGGCTTTGCACATGGTTTCGCCGTACTTTCTGACGAGGCAATATTTTCATATAAATGTACTGCTCTTTACGAAAAAACTGCTGAAAGATGTATAATTTATAACGACAAATCGCTGCACATTGATTGGATGGTTGAAAATCCAATTGTTTCAAATAAAGATTTAGCTGGAATTGAATTTTCGAAAATTGAGGAAGACTTTAATTTTTCCATTCAAGAAATTGTATGA
- the lhgO gene encoding L-2-hydroxyglutarate oxidase, protein MKQFDVVVVGAGIVGLATALKLLKNKSSLKVAIIEKENDVAKHQTGNNSGVIHSGIYYKPGSLKAKNCVDGYNQLIKFCREENIKFELCGKIIIAVNEKEIPTLNMIYDRGIQNGLSDLKIISQEQIKEYEPHARGLKAIHVPQAGIIDFKEVAKKYTSVIEKNGGEIFYSHKLLNLKSIKSDIISETTKGEFISKYFVSCAGLFSDRVAKLTNKHLPIRIIPFRGEYYKLKENKKYLVKNLIYPVPDPAFPFLGVHFTRMIDGGVEAGPNAVLSFKREGYKKNSFNMLDTLETFSWKGFHKVVSKYWRVGVGEFYRSYNKKAFVKALGKLVPEINGDDLIAGGAGVRAQACDLQGGLLDDFNIQDSGNIIHVCNAPSPAATASLSIGDHIANLILKKMS, encoded by the coding sequence ATGAAACAATTTGATGTTGTTGTTGTCGGTGCTGGAATTGTAGGGCTTGCGACTGCACTTAAGCTGCTCAAAAATAAATCTAGTTTAAAAGTCGCAATTATCGAAAAGGAAAATGACGTTGCAAAACATCAGACGGGAAACAACAGCGGGGTGATACATTCAGGCATTTACTACAAACCCGGAAGCTTAAAGGCAAAGAATTGCGTCGATGGTTACAATCAATTAATAAAATTCTGCCGGGAAGAAAACATCAAATTTGAATTATGCGGAAAGATAATTATTGCAGTTAATGAGAAGGAAATTCCAACTCTAAATATGATTTATGATAGAGGAATTCAAAATGGATTATCTGATCTGAAAATTATTAGCCAGGAGCAGATAAAAGAGTATGAGCCCCATGCACGCGGTCTTAAAGCTATACATGTACCTCAAGCAGGAATTATTGATTTCAAGGAAGTCGCAAAAAAATATACCTCTGTTATTGAGAAGAATGGAGGCGAAATATTTTACTCTCATAAATTACTAAATTTAAAGTCGATTAAATCAGACATTATTTCCGAGACAACGAAAGGTGAATTCATCTCGAAGTATTTCGTAAGTTGCGCAGGACTTTTCTCAGACAGAGTTGCAAAATTAACAAATAAACATCTACCAATTCGAATTATTCCATTTCGCGGTGAATATTATAAATTAAAAGAAAATAAAAAATATTTAGTTAAAAATTTAATTTATCCCGTACCTGATCCTGCATTTCCATTTTTAGGTGTTCATTTTACCCGGATGATCGATGGCGGCGTAGAAGCGGGTCCGAATGCAGTTTTATCATTTAAGAGAGAAGGGTATAAAAAGAATTCTTTCAATATGTTGGATACATTGGAAACTTTTTCATGGAAAGGATTTCATAAAGTTGTTTCAAAATATTGGAGAGTTGGAGTGGGTGAATTTTACAGATCTTACAATAAAAAAGCTTTTGTAAAAGCTCTTGGGAAATTAGTTCCAGAAATTAATGGGGATGATTTAATCGCTGGCGGCGCTGGAGTAAGAGCGCAAGCTTGCGATTTACAAGGTGGATTGTTAGATGATTTTAATATTCAAGATAGCGGAAATATAATTCATGTTTGCAATGCACCTTCCCCTGCTGCCACAGCCTCGCTTTCAATCGGAGATCATATTGCTAATCTTATTCTTAAAAAAATGAGTTGA